A part of Helicobacter fennelliae genomic DNA contains:
- a CDS encoding NAD-dependent epimerase/dehydratase family protein has translation MRYIVIGGSGFVGVYTIFALQEAMQTGRLKQGEILCLDLIPNETLTKQGFCTFVACDISKTIEFEFLQDDIVIALAARAYAPPPPKNIDLESYFMEVNFYGTQKIIQKMLSNNCTHLVYFSTDMVYGKPQYLPIDSSHPRNPFGWYGKSKVESENLIFAYRQKGLKATIFRPRIIVGAGRFGILTKLFKLIDSNLPVPLIGNGKNCYQMISVLDCAQAIICACAKNCPNCEFNLGSKSPPPIKVLLNTLIHNAHSKSLLIPTYAKAIKGILGFLEMCGVHLMYKEQYKIADEEYIVDISNAKEILGWEPKYSDEDMLFSAYKEYKKLKTL, from the coding sequence ATGCGTTATATTGTGATTGGTGGAAGTGGCTTTGTGGGCGTTTATACGATTTTTGCATTACAAGAAGCTATGCAAACAGGAAGGTTAAAACAAGGTGAGATTCTGTGTCTTGATCTTATACCAAATGAAACACTTACAAAACAAGGATTCTGCACTTTTGTAGCTTGCGATATAAGCAAAACTATAGAGTTTGAGTTTTTGCAAGATGATATTGTAATCGCTCTAGCAGCAAGGGCATACGCACCACCTCCTCCAAAAAACATAGATTTAGAATCGTATTTTATGGAAGTTAATTTTTATGGCACACAAAAAATCATTCAAAAAATGCTAAGCAATAACTGCACGCATCTTGTTTATTTTAGCACCGATATGGTCTATGGCAAACCACAATACCTTCCGATAGATTCTAGCCACCCGCGCAATCCTTTTGGATGGTATGGAAAAAGCAAAGTAGAATCTGAAAACCTCATCTTTGCGTATCGTCAAAAAGGCTTGAAAGCGACTATATTTCGCCCTAGAATCATCGTAGGAGCTGGAAGATTTGGCATACTCACAAAGCTTTTTAAACTTATAGATTCTAATCTTCCTGTGCCACTCATTGGCAATGGCAAAAATTGCTATCAAATGATAAGCGTGCTTGATTGCGCTCAAGCTATCATTTGCGCTTGTGCCAAAAACTGCCCAAATTGTGAATTTAATCTCGGATCAAAATCACCCCCGCCAATCAAAGTGCTTTTAAACACCCTTATCCACAACGCACACTCAAAATCACTCCTTATACCAACCTACGCAAAAGCCATAAAAGGTATATTGGGGTTTTTGGAGATGTGTGGGGTGCATTTAATGTATAAAGAGCAATACAAAATTGCTGATGAAGAATACATCGTTGATATAAGCAATGCCAAAGAGATTCTAGGCTGGGAGCCAAAATATAGCGATGAAGATATGCTTTTTAGTGCGTATAAGGAATACAAAAAATTAAAAACATTATAA
- the rpsI gene encoding 30S ribosomal protein S9, producing the protein MAKVYATGKRKTAIAKVWLHSGKGKLTINDMGLDEWLGGHEAIKKKVLQPLVLTKQEKSVDITAITFGGGYSAQAEALRHGISKALNAYDIAFRAILKPKGLLTRDSRVVERKKYGKRKARRSPQFSKR; encoded by the coding sequence ATGGCAAAAGTTTATGCAACTGGTAAAAGAAAAACAGCCATCGCAAAAGTATGGCTTCATAGCGGAAAGGGAAAACTCACTATTAATGATATGGGGCTTGATGAGTGGCTTGGCGGTCATGAAGCGATTAAGAAAAAAGTATTGCAACCACTTGTTTTGACAAAACAAGAAAAATCTGTTGATATTACAGCTATTACTTTTGGTGGAGGGTATTCTGCGCAGGCTGAAGCATTGCGACATGGAATCTCAAAGGCTTTGAATGCTTATGATATTGCTTTTCGTGCGATTTTGAAGCCAAAAGGTTTGCTTACGCGTGATTCAAGGGTTGTTGAGCGCAAAAAATACGGAAAAAGAAAAGCGCGAAGAAGCCCACAATTCTCAAAAAGATAA
- the rplM gene encoding 50S ribosomal protein L13, translating into MTKSSRASDVVRQWHLIDAKDKTFGRLITEIAVLLRGKHKPSFTPNVDCGDFVVVINATQVKFSGMKLQDKEYFTHSGYFGSTKSKTLQEMLEKNPQKLYYLAVRGMLPKTKLGRAMIKKLKVYQGSEHPHTAQISTSK; encoded by the coding sequence ATGACAAAATCAAGCAGAGCGAGCGATGTAGTTCGCCAATGGCATCTTATCGATGCGAAGGACAAGACATTTGGTCGGTTGATTACAGAGATAGCAGTTCTTTTGCGCGGGAAGCATAAGCCTTCTTTTACGCCAAATGTGGATTGTGGGGATTTCGTTGTGGTGATTAATGCAACGCAAGTTAAATTCTCTGGAATGAAACTTCAAGATAAAGAATACTTCACGCATTCTGGATACTTTGGAAGCACAAAATCCAAAACACTTCAAGAAATGCTAGAAAAAAATCCGCAAAAGCTTTATTATCTTGCAGTGCGCGGAATGTTACCAAAAACAAAATTAGGTCGAGCGATGATAAAAAAACTCAAAGTTTATCAAGGCAGTGAGCATCCTCACACCGCTCAAATTTCAACAAGCAAATAA
- a CDS encoding pyruvate flavodoxin oxidoreductase subunit gamma, which produces MLEIRWHSRAGQGAVTGAKGLADVVATTGKEVQAFALYGSAKRGAAMSAYDRIDDKPILNHEKYMEPDYVLVIDPGLVFITDICVHEKPNTKYIITTHLSKEELIAKKPELQGKTLYILDCIQIALDTIGKPIPNAPMLGAFIKISNLLEIEYFKKAFTKVLGKKLPQSIIDANMQAIQRAYDEVK; this is translated from the coding sequence ATGCTAGAAATCAGATGGCATTCACGAGCAGGGCAGGGTGCAGTTACAGGAGCAAAGGGGCTTGCTGATGTAGTCGCGACAACGGGCAAGGAAGTGCAAGCTTTTGCTCTGTATGGTTCTGCCAAAAGAGGAGCAGCGATGAGTGCTTATGATAGGATTGATGATAAACCTATCTTAAATCACGAGAAATATATGGAGCCAGATTATGTGCTAGTAATTGATCCGGGGCTTGTTTTTATCACTGATATTTGCGTCCATGAAAAACCAAATACAAAATACATCATCACGACACATCTATCAAAAGAAGAGCTTATCGCCAAAAAGCCCGAGCTACAAGGCAAAACACTATATATACTTGATTGTATTCAAATCGCTTTAGATACGATAGGCAAACCTATCCCAAATGCACCTATGCTTGGGGCATTTATCAAAATCTCAAATCTTTTGGAAATTGAGTATTTCAAAAAAGCTTTTACAAAGGTTTTGGGCAAAAAACTTCCTCAGTCTATTATTGATGCAAATATGCAGGCGATCCAAAGAGCCTATGACGAGGTCAAATAA
- a CDS encoding MATE family efflux transporter, with product MDLKKDSIIKLFFYYFVPALCAMLALSTYSTIDGIFVGKKIGEDGLAAIGICWPIFPLFIAFELLFGFGGAAIVSYFLGKDQSHRARLVFSSIFYFVAIVACLIGLIGFVFCDQILDLLVAKKPIGAHIKELALIYLRIIFLGTPFFILHPLSDIFVVNDKRPILATLAMVIGSLSNIILNYIFLFKLDMGIEGSALATLLAHCIGFGVLVLHFLTKKGKLYFIPRFSFAAIISSSKTGIPESVSEASAAIVMLVFNATLLAIVGDIGVKIYSIMMYCGIVFFTFLLAVTQALQPLASFNYGAGNFVRLKQILFFSLFMVLLMGGVVYGLFFYFDSYMVGLFLKDKDSKISIEIFHQTIQAMPIYYSGYIILGVNMVCAIFLQSVQRIRSSFIITICYTILFLVMILPIMSKNYGIYGAWLSYPIAQSCAFVVAVIVMCYEIKFGIFSGKIQSGKLLWQKSRPKAITANKDK from the coding sequence ATGGATCTCAAAAAAGATTCTATTATCAAGCTATTTTTTTATTATTTTGTTCCTGCTTTATGTGCAATGCTTGCACTCTCGACTTATTCTACGATTGATGGTATTTTTGTTGGCAAAAAAATAGGCGAAGATGGATTGGCTGCGATTGGTATTTGCTGGCCTATATTTCCTCTTTTTATTGCTTTTGAGTTGTTGTTTGGGTTTGGTGGAGCGGCTATTGTTTCGTATTTTTTAGGCAAAGATCAATCGCATCGCGCGAGACTTGTGTTTAGTTCGATTTTTTATTTTGTAGCGATTGTTGCGTGTTTGATAGGGTTGATTGGGTTTGTGTTTTGCGATCAGATTCTGGATTTGCTTGTCGCAAAAAAGCCCATTGGTGCGCATATCAAAGAATTAGCACTAATTTATCTTCGTATCATATTTTTAGGCACGCCATTTTTTATCCTGCACCCATTGAGTGATATTTTTGTAGTCAATGACAAGCGACCGATTTTAGCGACTTTGGCAATGGTTATAGGCTCTTTGAGTAATATCATTTTAAATTATATTTTTTTATTTAAGCTTGATATGGGGATTGAAGGAAGTGCTTTGGCTACGCTTTTAGCGCATTGTATTGGGTTTGGTGTTTTGGTGCTTCATTTTTTGACTAAAAAAGGCAAGCTCTATTTTATACCGCGATTTTCGTTTGCAGCGATCATCTCATCATCAAAAACAGGGATTCCAGAGAGTGTTTCAGAGGCTTCAGCAGCTATTGTTATGCTTGTGTTTAATGCAACTTTATTAGCGATAGTTGGCGATATTGGCGTGAAAATTTATAGCATTATGATGTATTGCGGGATTGTGTTTTTTACATTTTTACTTGCCGTTACGCAAGCACTTCAGCCCTTAGCAAGCTTTAATTATGGAGCGGGCAATTTTGTAAGATTAAAGCAGATTCTGTTTTTTTCGCTTTTTATGGTTTTGCTTATGGGTGGGGTTGTGTATGGGTTGTTTTTTTATTTTGATTCGTATATGGTTGGGCTTTTTTTGAAAGATAAAGATTCTAAGATAAGTATAGAGATTTTTCATCAAACCATACAGGCTATGCCTATTTATTATTCAGGCTATATTATTTTGGGAGTAAATATGGTATGTGCGATATTTTTGCAATCCGTTCAGCGCATACGAAGCTCATTTATCATCACAATTTGCTATACGATTTTGTTTCTTGTGATGATTTTGCCAATAATGAGTAAAAACTATGGAATCTATGGGGCGTGGCTAAGCTATCCTATCGCGCAGAGTTGCGCTTTTGTGGTTGCAGTTATTGTGATGTGTTATGAGATAAAGTTTGGCATTTTTTCTGGAAAAATACAGAGCGGAAAATTGCTATGGCAAAAATCACGTCCAAAAGCCATAACCGCAAACAAAGATAAATAA
- a CDS encoding phosphoribose diphosphate--decaprenyl-phosphate phosphoribosyltransferase, with translation MLYVCLSSLSPKPNFSLFIPVCFYICLNFVYSTLFKHFAIIDIFCIAIGFVLRLFIGSIVINIALSEWIVIVTFLLALFLALAKRRDDVIILEKSGTKMRKNIDGYNRTFLDIGMSISASLVMISYIFYTIDESVQERFHTDKLYFTSIFVLLGIFRYMQITFVEEQSSSPSKILLKDRFLQCAILGYICSFVVIIILK, from the coding sequence ATGCTTTATGTTTGCCTCTCCTCCTTAAGTCCCAAGCCTAATTTTTCACTCTTTATTCCTGTTTGTTTTTATATATGCCTCAATTTTGTTTATTCTACTTTATTCAAACATTTTGCCATTATTGATATTTTTTGTATTGCCATAGGATTTGTCTTACGACTTTTTATAGGCTCTATTGTTATTAATATAGCCCTTTCAGAATGGATAGTCATCGTTACATTTTTGCTCGCATTATTTCTTGCTCTTGCCAAAAGGCGAGATGATGTGATTATCTTAGAAAAAAGTGGCACAAAAATGCGCAAAAATATCGATGGCTACAATCGCACTTTTTTAGATATAGGAATGAGTATCTCAGCTTCATTGGTTATGATCTCTTATATATTTTACACGATTGACGAAAGCGTGCAAGAGAGATTCCATACTGATAAACTTTATTTTACCTCTATTTTTGTGCTTCTTGGTATTTTTCGCTATATGCAAATCACATTTGTAGAAGAACAAAGCTCTAGCCCTTCAAAAATCCTCCTCAAAGATAGATTCTTGCAATGCGCTATTTTAGGCTATATATGTAGTTTTGTTGTGATTATCATATTGAAATAA
- a CDS encoding ArnT family glycosyltransferase, whose translation MSKNIPLYMILLACFLVFVFMDYRYLDVEFLSLSRGDEMPQFLQLQKMYEGLIELNIKKLFAFEFYNYGFAYYILNLFITLPFWITQNYELAIYAPRILNAIFSLMNVVLLYIIAKAIFNRLTAYLLVLIFITSPGFWQFGFMFKPNVFQAFFVLLSAYFLLKDSFYFGRNYTLGCVTLGLGVGLAKFQAVMFLPLLFTYIAVPFCFERNAKAFKLACKRIILSTCGVIALFILTNPYLLHPRGMRAWWSMFEGNMKSNATNHGAYTQVSFSDKIFQVIDFYYFEILVFIALLVLCGIVLWRCVRLLRMSHFNFNAESNTMLCFGVIVFGGFLISLAYLLFFVNKTWGDYYFSTMLLGMLLLGLFSLRDLFRIQNKQIAFNAAGGGGKRLCGKLCQRLYVSILCGFLALQILGGFMNASYKQVFNKYNVNLDSAYSLSDEIVDMLEKVAPKNTAYNIITDTPNFRYLQLGLEPKNIYQTFGLLDPRNFVYEEWNKETHTFEFVPKDFIIISKSSKWLNPDSISLERDKHFATSVRTLQALLNNKLPFVLIAQSKHFMVFKNIDTQHTLIQNTPIKE comes from the coding sequence ATGAGTAAAAATATACCCCTTTATATGATACTTCTTGCCTGCTTTTTAGTCTTTGTTTTTATGGACTATCGCTATTTAGATGTTGAGTTTTTATCGCTAAGTCGTGGCGATGAAATGCCTCAATTTTTGCAATTACAAAAAATGTATGAAGGGCTTATTGAGCTCAATATAAAAAAATTATTTGCATTTGAATTTTACAATTATGGTTTTGCATATTATATTCTTAATCTCTTTATAACATTGCCATTTTGGATAACCCAAAACTACGAGCTTGCTATCTACGCTCCTAGAATCTTAAATGCTATTTTTAGCCTTATGAATGTAGTTTTACTTTATATCATAGCAAAAGCTATCTTTAATCGCCTTACTGCATATTTGCTTGTGTTGATTTTTATCACAAGTCCTGGATTCTGGCAATTTGGATTTATGTTTAAACCGAATGTATTTCAAGCATTTTTTGTGCTTTTGAGTGCATATTTCTTACTCAAAGATTCATTTTACTTTGGGAGAAATTATACTCTAGGCTGTGTTACTTTAGGGCTTGGTGTAGGATTAGCCAAATTCCAAGCTGTCATGTTTTTGCCACTGCTTTTTACATATATTGCTGTGCCATTTTGCTTTGAGCGTAATGCTAAAGCATTCAAGCTCGCATGCAAAAGAATTATTTTAAGCACTTGCGGAGTTATAGCACTCTTTATTCTCACCAATCCCTATCTCTTACATCCACGAGGAATGCGTGCTTGGTGGAGTATGTTTGAAGGAAATATGAAGAGCAATGCAACTAATCATGGTGCTTACACGCAAGTAAGCTTTAGCGATAAGATATTTCAAGTGATTGATTTTTATTATTTTGAGATTCTTGTTTTTATTGCTTTGCTTGTGCTATGTGGCATTGTATTGTGGCGATGTGTGAGATTACTTAGAATGTCTCATTTTAATTTCAATGCAGAATCTAATACAATGCTTTGCTTTGGGGTGATTGTTTTTGGAGGGTTCCTTATCTCTTTGGCTTATTTGTTATTTTTTGTCAATAAAACATGGGGAGATTATTACTTTAGCACCATGCTACTTGGTATGCTTTTGCTTGGCTTATTTAGCTTGCGAGATTTATTTAGAATACAAAACAAACAAATAGCCTTTAATGCTGCTGGGGGGGGGGGCAAGAGATTATGCGGAAAATTATGTCAAAGATTATATGTCAGCATATTGTGCGGATTCTTGGCATTACAGATTCTAGGAGGATTTATGAATGCATCATATAAGCAAGTCTTTAATAAATATAATGTCAATTTAGATTCTGCATACAGCTTGAGTGATGAGATTGTCGATATGCTAGAAAAAGTAGCACCCAAAAATACTGCATACAATATCATTACAGATACACCAAATTTCAGGTATTTACAGCTTGGTTTAGAGCCAAAAAATATCTATCAAACTTTTGGATTGCTTGATCCTAGAAATTTTGTATATGAAGAATGGAATAAAGAAACTCATACATTTGAATTTGTGCCAAAAGACTTCATCATCATAAGCAAATCTTCCAAATGGCTTAATCCAGATTCTATCTCTTTAGAGAGAGATAAACATTTTGCCACAAGTGTGCGCACACTTCAAGCACTATTAAATAATAAATTACCATTTGTGCTTATAGCGCAAAGTAAGCATTTTATGGTTTTTAAAAACATTGACACACAACACACTCTCATACAAAATACACCAATAAAGGAATAA
- a CDS encoding DUF2029 domain-containing protein: MDSFRLIHSKTSGFFTRYPQCKWLFLVLLGLIVLRYGYLSFLQAMQSSLDMQWYPTIQFWGLGAFENNAINPYLAYFNGDTFMANNPNYMPTLYFLMFPFGLLDWEGAKASFAIFNIICFLLTFFVFWHHGISKAFLWLLSILVVVGYTFPNVIGNGQIAIFVGLCVSIAYCYRHKPLVLIVALILIGVKHSFALPIFLGFFLAGFRKEVLIACGVIFAIVCAFAFKVDSNPFEILYLMSKVNSMYYNANALGGPSDLFSLSQKIFHTPYSPIALINICIYLSFIVLVVKYKPKDSIIIASSILLSLFSLPHLGYDHYMFFVAIIIAKDALKTFDWRMIGLIGVSLFLWRGAFLKPYIDTLSQKILYTLKVPMGGGQTHWAMDMGVVFCFILCVVLIVLFYAILRDKNATH, translated from the coding sequence ATGGATTCTTTTCGATTAATACACTCTAAAACTTCAGGCTTCTTTACTCGCTATCCTCAATGCAAATGGCTATTTTTGGTGCTTTTAGGTTTGATTGTTTTAAGATATGGCTATCTTAGTTTTTTACAAGCCATGCAAAGCTCTCTTGATATGCAATGGTATCCAACAATACAATTTTGGGGATTAGGAGCATTTGAAAATAATGCAATTAATCCATATCTAGCATATTTTAATGGTGATACATTTATGGCAAATAATCCAAACTATATGCCAACACTTTATTTTTTGATGTTTCCTTTTGGGCTTTTAGACTGGGAGGGAGCAAAGGCTAGTTTTGCTATTTTTAATATTATATGTTTTCTTTTGACTTTTTTTGTTTTTTGGCATCATGGCATATCAAAAGCGTTTTTATGGCTACTAAGCATACTTGTAGTTGTAGGCTACACATTTCCTAATGTCATAGGAAATGGACAAATTGCTATTTTTGTGGGATTGTGTGTAAGCATTGCGTATTGTTACAGACATAAGCCTCTTGTTTTGATTGTGGCATTAATACTTATCGGGGTAAAACATTCCTTTGCACTGCCTATATTTTTGGGATTTTTCTTAGCGGGTTTTAGAAAAGAAGTGCTGATAGCATGCGGGGTTATATTTGCTATTGTGTGTGCTTTTGCATTCAAAGTAGATTCTAATCCATTTGAGATTCTGTATCTTATGTCAAAAGTCAATAGTATGTATTACAACGCGAACGCATTAGGTGGTCCTAGCGATTTGTTTAGTCTTTCTCAAAAAATTTTCCACACACCTTATTCGCCGATTGCTCTTATTAATATCTGCATATATCTAAGCTTTATTGTCCTTGTCGTAAAATACAAGCCTAAAGATTCTATAATCATTGCAAGCTCTATTTTGCTCTCACTTTTTTCTCTTCCACATTTAGGATATGATCATTATATGTTTTTTGTTGCTATTATCATCGCCAAAGACGCGCTCAAAACGTTTGATTGGCGTATGATTGGGCTTATTGGAGTGAGTTTATTTTTGTGGCGTGGAGCATTTTTGAAGCCATATATAGATACTTTAAGTCAAAAAATACTTTATACTCTAAAAGTGCCAATGGGGGGGGGGCAGACTCATTGGGCTATGGATATGGGGGTTGTTTTTTGCTTTATCCTTTGTGTGGTGCTTATCGTTTTATTTTATGCAATCTTAAGAGATAAAAATGCCACTCATTAA
- a CDS encoding transmembrane small multi-drug resistance protein has translation MIAFIPLILLSVMLNATAQLVLKKGMMSLGELSFSFEFIYKALFNPYILGGLGIYAISIVSWLIVLAKVNVSIAYPFLSLGFIFSAIVAYFAFGEPLGVFKLIGIALICVGLLFLTLAKG, from the coding sequence ATGATCGCTTTTATACCGCTTATATTGCTATCTGTGATGCTTAATGCCACCGCACAACTCGTGCTCAAAAAAGGCATGATGAGTCTAGGCGAGCTAAGTTTTAGCTTTGAGTTTATATACAAAGCATTGTTTAACCCCTATATTCTTGGAGGATTAGGGATTTATGCCATAAGCATTGTTTCTTGGCTTATTGTGCTTGCTAAAGTCAATGTAAGCATCGCATATCCATTTTTGAGTCTTGGATTTATTTTTTCAGCCATTGTGGCTTATTTCGCGTTTGGCGAACCTTTAGGAGTTTTTAAACTCATAGGTATTGCTCTTATTTGTGTAGGGCTGTTATTTCTCACTTTAGCAAAAGGATAA
- a CDS encoding GtrA family protein has protein sequence MPLINHNTTLIKYLCVGIMATLIFYISANCCKAIGLQAFVATCIGNVISFVFGYFTQMRWTFKANPKHKIMIPRYIFLLCLILLYGESIILLTHIFHLDSYIPYYLISAFIALSVPLFSYPLQKFWVFSINSQSKKKAIKTKIPMGGGQTINRKTR, from the coding sequence ATGCCACTCATTAATCATAATACAACCCTTATTAAATATTTGTGTGTAGGCATTATGGCAACTTTGATTTTCTATATCAGCGCAAATTGTTGTAAGGCTATCGGATTGCAAGCTTTTGTGGCGACATGCATTGGCAATGTAATAAGCTTTGTATTTGGCTATTTTACACAAATGCGTTGGACATTTAAAGCCAATCCTAAGCACAAAATTATGATCCCGCGTTATATATTTTTATTGTGTCTTATATTGCTTTATGGAGAATCTATAATTTTACTTACACATATCTTTCACTTAGATTCATATATTCCTTACTATCTCATAAGTGCATTTATCGCTCTAAGCGTGCCACTTTTTTCATATCCATTGCAAAAATTTTGGGTTTTTAGTATAAATTCTCAAAGCAAGAAAAAAGCCATAAAAACAAAAATACCAATGGGGGGGGGGCAGACTATAAACAGAAAAACTCGATAA
- a CDS encoding HAD family hydrolase — MIKFLKTKFLTSSNQSAKSQNTSQENEKDSEKKIILFDLDGTLLDSAEGIYESFCRACEDDYKPTLQQVRGLIGLPLEEMFRFVGFDKEESKKRVIRYKNHYRRICIEKTKLMPYATEALILASQFAHLGVVTTKTALYSKQILEHFGLLKLFQVVIGSEDIDRPKPDAEPILKALNFFPITPKERIYMIGDTIYDIKAAKNAKINSVWVKNGFGKDLQKETQLSFNTIYDAVLYIQKI; from the coding sequence ATGATTAAGTTTTTGAAAACAAAATTTCTCACCTCCTCAAATCAATCAGCCAAATCCCAAAACACCTCTCAAGAAAACGAAAAAGATAGCGAGAAAAAAATCATACTTTTTGATTTAGATGGCACGCTTTTAGATTCTGCGGAGGGGATTTATGAGAGTTTTTGTAGGGCGTGTGAAGATGATTATAAGCCGACTTTGCAGCAGGTGAGAGGCTTGATTGGTTTGCCATTAGAGGAGATGTTTCGTTTTGTCGGATTTGATAAGGAAGAGTCCAAAAAGCGCGTTATCCGATACAAAAATCATTATCGCAGAATCTGCATTGAAAAAACAAAACTTATGCCTTACGCTACAGAAGCCCTAATCCTCGCTTCTCAATTTGCTCACCTTGGAGTTGTTACGACCAAAACTGCGCTATATTCAAAACAGATTCTGGAGCATTTTGGGTTATTGAAGCTATTTCAAGTCGTCATAGGAAGTGAAGATATTGATCGTCCTAAGCCAGATGCAGAGCCGATTTTAAAGGCTTTGAATTTTTTTCCTATCACACCAAAAGAGAGAATCTACATGATAGGCGATACGATATATGACATCAAGGCTGCGAAAAATGCAAAAATCAATAGCGTTTGGGTGAAGAATGGGTTTGGAAAAGATTTACAAAAAGAAACACAATTAAGTTTTAACACTATATATGACGCTGTTTTGTATATCCAAAAGATATAA
- a CDS encoding UbiA family prenyltransferase: MRPYQWSKNCFIFAPAFFAFGSYPLTFIKPLIISFFGFSLVCSAIYIFNDILDRESDKLHPSKKFRPIASALISPYKAGIFSIFLMGGGAYNALCLPLLLKSQA, from the coding sequence ATGAGACCATATCAATGGAGTAAAAATTGCTTTATCTTTGCTCCAGCATTTTTTGCTTTTGGATCTTATCCTCTTACTTTCATAAAACCTTTGATTATAAGTTTTTTTGGCTTCAGCCTTGTGTGTAGTGCGATTTATATATTCAATGATATTTTAGATAGAGAATCTGACAAGCTCCACCCAAGCAAAAAATTTCGCCCCATAGCAAGCGCGCTCATCTCGCCTTATAAAGCAGGTATTTTTAGTATATTCCTAATGGGGGGGGGGGCTTATAATGCTTTATGTTTGCCTCTCCTCCTTAAGTCCCAAGCCTAA